The following are encoded in a window of Mustela nigripes isolate SB6536 chromosome 1, MUSNIG.SB6536, whole genome shotgun sequence genomic DNA:
- the RTN4RL2 gene encoding reticulon-4 receptor-like 2: MLPGLGRLLQGPASACLLLMLLALPPAAPSCPMLCTCYSSPPTVSCQANNFSSVPLSLPPSTQRLFLQNNLIRTLRPGTFGPNLLTLWLFSNNLSTIYPGTFRHLQALEELDLGDNRHLRSLEPDTFQGLERLQSLHLYRCQLSSLPGNIFRGLVSLQYLYLQENSLLHLQDDLFADLANLSHLFLHGNRLRLLTEHVFRGLGSLDRLLLHGNRLQGVHRAAFRGLSRLTILYLFNNSLASLPGEALADLPSLEFLRLNANPWACDCRARPLWAWFQRARVSSSDVTCATPPERQGRDLRTLREADFQACPPAAPTRPGSRARGNSSSNHLYGVAEAGAPPADPSTLYRDLPAEDPRGRQGGDAPTEDDYWGGYGGEDQRGEQTCPGAACQAPPDSRGPALSAGLPTPLLCLLLLAPHHL, translated from the exons ATGCTGCCCGGGCTCGGGCGCCTGCTGCAAG GTCCCGCCTCGGCCTGCCTCCTGCTGATgctcctggccctgcccccagcGGCCCCCAGCTGCCCCATGCTCTGCACCTGCTACTCGTCCCCGCCCACCGTGAGCTGCCAGGCCAACAACTTCTCCTCTGTGCCGCTGTCCCTGCCGCCCAGCACGCAGCGACTCTTCCTGCAGAACAACCTCATCCGTACGCTGCGGCCCGGCACCTTCGGGCCCAACCTGCTCACCCTGTGGCTTTTCTCCAACAACCTCTCCACCATCTACCCGGGCACCTTCCGCCACCTGCAGGCCCTGGAGGAGCTGGACCTCGGCGACAACCGGCACCTGCGCTCTCTGGAGCCCGACACCTTCCAGGGCCTGGAGCGGCTGCAGTCCCTGCACCTGTACCGCTGCCAGCTCAGCAGCCTGCCCGGCAACATCTTCCGCGGCCTGGTCAGCCTGCAGTACCTCTACCTCCAGGAGAACAGCCTGCTCCACCTCCAG gatgaCCTGTTCGCGGACCTGGCCAACCTGAGCCATCTCTTCCTCCACGGGAACCGCCTGCGGCTGCTCACGGAGCACGTGTTCCGCGGCCTGGGCAGCCTGGACCGGCTGCTGCTGCACGGGAACCGGCTGCAGGGCGTGCACCGCGCGGCCTTCCGCGGCCTCAGCCGCCTCACCATCCTCTACCTGTTCAACAACAGCCTGGCTTCGCTGCCCGGCGAGGCGCTGGCCGACCTGCCGTCGCTCGAGTTCCTGCGGCTCAACGCCAACCCCTGGGCGTGCGACTGCCGCGCGCGGCCGCTCTGGGCCTGGTTCCAGCGCGCGCGCGTGTCCAGCTCCGACGTGACCTGCGCCACCCCCCCGGAGCGCCAGGGCCGCGACCTGCGCACCCTCCGCGAAGCCGACTTCCAGGCGTGCCCGCCCGCGGCGCCCACGCGGCCCGGCAGCCGCGCGCGCGGCAACAGCTCGTCCAACCACCTGTACGGCGTGGCCGAGGCAGGGGCGCCGCCCGCCGACCCCTCCACCCTCTACCGAGACCTGCCCGCCGAAGACCCGCGGGGGCGCCAGGGCGGGGACGCGCCCACGGAGGACGACTACTGGGGGGGCTACGGAGGCGAGGACCAGCGGGGGGAGCAGACGTGCCCGGGCGCGGCCTGCCAGGCGCCCCCGGACTCCCGCGGCCCCGCGCTCTCGGCCGGGCTGCCCACCCCTCTGCTTTGCCTCCTGCTCCTGGCGCCCCACCACCTCTGA